The following are from one region of the Treponema denticola genome:
- a CDS encoding Rpn family recombination-promoting nuclease/putative transposase, giving the protein MIKRFEDLTFTDDFMFCKVMQNPDLCKRLIEMILAGTIGKITYISVQHNSKNYEQAKSVRFDVLVQTENGKFYDIEMQVSNERNIPKRMRFYQAAIDISFLDKGNSYNNLNDCFIISICTFDAIGKNRPIYTFEKICLEDKNISLQDGTKKIIINAEAFKDTEDKELKEFLEYLKTGKAKSEFIRRIEEMIQAIKQNEQARQEYRLMSTFEMDAMDRGAYKTKKETAKLMKQKNFDIALIKEITGLPETEIEAL; this is encoded by the coding sequence ATGATCAAAAGATTTGAAGATTTAACATTTACAGACGATTTTATGTTTTGTAAAGTTATGCAAAATCCGGATTTATGCAAAAGACTTATTGAAATGATACTGGCCGGCACAATAGGTAAAATTACTTATATCTCAGTACAACATAATAGTAAAAACTATGAACAGGCAAAGTCAGTAAGATTTGATGTTCTTGTACAAACAGAAAACGGTAAATTTTATGATATTGAAATGCAGGTAAGCAATGAACGCAATATCCCGAAACGAATGAGGTTTTACCAAGCTGCCATAGATATTTCATTCTTAGATAAGGGAAATTCCTATAATAATTTAAATGATTGTTTTATAATTTCTATCTGTACTTTTGATGCCATAGGTAAAAATAGGCCTATTTATACCTTTGAAAAGATCTGTCTTGAAGATAAAAATATATCTTTACAAGACGGTACGAAAAAGATTATAATAAACGCAGAGGCCTTTAAGGACACTGAAGACAAAGAATTAAAAGAATTTTTAGAGTACCTTAAAACAGGTAAAGCAAAAAGTGAATTTATAAGGAGGATAGAAGAAATGATACAAGCAATAAAACAAAACGAACAAGCAAGGCAAGAATATAGATTAATGTCTACTTTTGAAATGGACGCCATGGATAGAGGAGCTTATAAAACTAAGAAAGAAACGGCCAAACTTATGAAGCAAAAAAACTTTGATATAGCTTTGATTAAAGAAATAACAGGCCTTCCCGAAACGGAAATCGAGGCTCTCTAA
- a CDS encoding cyclic nucleotide-binding domain-containing protein: MTDKEIMEKKDEILALISRLEIFSDLAGLDSSKGSDISDNQNKIFLEKLFSFLSVKNFNSGEIILDKNDTGKSLFILVKGEVQMLRTTLEGSPFALSNLKAEEKVCFGKAALLGEDFHGSSVKALNECTVLELGSQDFLSLCNEMPAQGAKVIYRIARRLAKALQEATKDSLTLYQALLDEVGMP; encoded by the coding sequence ATGACAGATAAAGAAATCATGGAAAAAAAAGATGAAATTCTAGCTCTTATATCGAGATTGGAAATATTTTCAGACCTTGCAGGATTAGATTCGTCTAAAGGTTCGGATATTTCAGATAATCAAAATAAGATATTTTTAGAAAAGCTTTTTTCTTTTTTAAGTGTAAAAAATTTTAATAGCGGCGAAATTATACTCGATAAAAACGACACGGGAAAAAGCCTTTTTATCTTAGTTAAGGGCGAGGTACAAATGCTCCGCACAACCCTTGAAGGTTCTCCCTTCGCCTTAAGCAATCTAAAGGCTGAAGAAAAAGTCTGCTTTGGAAAGGCTGCTTTGCTCGGAGAAGATTTTCACGGTTCTTCCGTAAAAGCCTTAAACGAGTGCACCGTCTTGGAGCTAGGGTCTCAAGATTTTTTAAGCCTATGCAATGAAATGCCTGCCCAAGGAGCCAAGGTTATTTACCGTATTGCCCGCCGCCTTGCAAAAGCCCTCCAAGAAGCGACCAAGGATTCCCTTACCCTCTATCAGGCCCTGCTCGATGAGGTAGGGATGCCTTAA
- a CDS encoding potassium channel family protein: MKEKKRYKKTDIEFSQPKKTPLIVRFVLWIKHIPASDIFRILAGFAFIFLVLVVIIFVSEANSNSRINNFFDAFWYSLVTITTVGYGDITPSTILGRLAGIILLLFGVVAFAGVSGKVASFFFDRQVKKDRGLIRLEKIKNHFLICGWKPNFDRILLGIISSNPDIPIDHIVLINNASPENMDIIKTDRRFKGLIYLFGDYTDEATLLRANVRYAERALILSDYSQNASPMEIDSRTVLAVLTIGSLNSHIYTAAELIDSKFRQHLSLAHCDEIILSTDYERSILVSASSGTGLSHVLRELITEKSGEGLIINDIPFEFIGKTYREYRRSLSGGRVLIGLLENTGNFYSRRKEALHEAQKNPNIQQIVNNLKKIKRLKSNEPILTPPDEYIIKPNSRGIFVSGRKRTDFTLDGTALDDSQILNEGGADDR, translated from the coding sequence ATGAAAGAAAAAAAAAGATACAAAAAAACGGATATAGAATTCTCTCAGCCTAAAAAAACTCCATTGATTGTCAGGTTTGTGCTTTGGATAAAGCATATTCCTGCAAGCGATATTTTTAGAATACTGGCAGGTTTTGCATTTATTTTTCTTGTATTGGTTGTAATTATCTTTGTTTCGGAAGCAAACAGTAATTCAAGGATTAACAATTTTTTCGATGCCTTTTGGTATTCTCTTGTAACTATCACAACCGTCGGTTACGGAGACATTACTCCCTCAACAATTTTGGGCCGCTTGGCCGGTATCATTCTCCTTCTTTTTGGAGTTGTAGCTTTTGCAGGAGTGAGCGGAAAAGTTGCATCGTTCTTTTTTGATAGACAGGTAAAAAAGGATAGGGGGCTTATTAGATTGGAAAAGATAAAAAATCATTTTTTGATATGCGGCTGGAAGCCTAACTTTGACAGAATTCTTTTAGGGATTATTTCTTCAAACCCCGATATTCCCATAGACCATATTGTTCTTATAAACAATGCAAGCCCCGAAAATATGGATATAATCAAAACCGACAGACGCTTTAAGGGGCTTATCTATCTATTCGGGGATTATACCGATGAGGCGACCTTGCTCCGTGCAAATGTAAGATATGCAGAGCGGGCTCTCATTCTTTCAGACTATTCGCAAAATGCTTCCCCCATGGAAATAGATTCGCGCACGGTACTTGCAGTTCTCACAATAGGAAGCCTTAACTCCCATATATATACGGCTGCCGAGCTCATCGACTCAAAATTCCGGCAGCACCTTTCCCTTGCTCACTGTGATGAAATTATTTTAAGTACCGATTATGAAAGAAGCATTTTAGTTTCGGCTTCAAGCGGTACGGGGCTTAGCCATGTTTTAAGAGAACTAATTACGGAAAAGTCAGGCGAGGGGCTTATCATAAACGATATTCCCTTTGAGTTTATAGGCAAAACCTACCGCGAATACCGCCGCAGCCTTTCTGGCGGCCGCGTTTTAATAGGCCTTTTGGAAAATACGGGGAACTTTTACAGCCGCCGAAAAGAAGCTCTGCACGAGGCTCAAAAAAATCCCAATATTCAGCAGATAGTAAATAACCTAAAAAAGATAAAACGGCTTAAAAGCAACGAGCCTATTTTGACTCCGCCCGATGAGTATATAATAAAGCCTAATTCCAGAGGTATCTTTGTTTCGGGAAGAAAGCGTACCGACTTTACCCTTGACGGAACGGCTCTTGACGACTCCCAAATTCTAAATGAAGGAGGAGCTGATGACAGATAA
- a CDS encoding M42 family metallopeptidase encodes MEKNKLAELKNSISNAAEKVMDEIITICNIPSPTGYTCEAADYVMKRLSGLGFKPWLTNKGAVVCELDKNAEPNTGKKGDKALLLSAHIDTLGLFVRHIKSSGRLRTSLDGGFPYNYVEQSNVTVITREGKKYEGTMRLTEPAVHASREINELKRDDSNMELVLDEIVKSREDVEKLGIMAGDVVAIESLARKAGNGFLKSRHLDDKASCGMFIYLAEQVAKGELKLKRKTYIMFTNYEEIGHGASAGHPEGISDMLAVDMGVVGSDLDTDEYAVSICAKDSSGPYNYDFTSELIKIAKDMELNFAVDVYPFYGSDASAALSAGYDYRHALIGTGVAASHGYERIHKQGLENTLLLLTAYISE; translated from the coding sequence ATGGAAAAAAATAAACTTGCCGAGCTTAAAAATTCAATTTCAAATGCAGCCGAAAAGGTGATGGACGAGATTATCACTATCTGCAATATACCCAGCCCCACGGGCTACACCTGCGAGGCTGCCGATTATGTTATGAAAAGGCTTTCAGGTCTAGGCTTTAAGCCTTGGCTTACGAACAAGGGTGCTGTTGTCTGCGAACTTGATAAAAATGCCGAACCTAATACCGGCAAAAAAGGAGATAAGGCTCTTTTGCTTTCAGCCCATATTGACACCCTCGGCCTCTTTGTTAGGCACATTAAATCTTCAGGCCGTCTGCGTACCTCTCTTGACGGGGGCTTTCCGTACAATTATGTAGAGCAGTCCAATGTAACGGTTATTACTAGGGAGGGGAAAAAATATGAGGGCACCATGAGGCTCACGGAGCCCGCCGTTCACGCTTCGCGCGAAATAAACGAGCTGAAAAGAGATGATTCGAATATGGAGCTCGTGCTCGATGAGATTGTAAAATCCCGTGAAGATGTCGAAAAGCTCGGCATCATGGCGGGCGATGTTGTGGCCATTGAATCCCTTGCCCGAAAGGCCGGGAACGGCTTTTTAAAGAGTCGGCACTTGGACGACAAGGCTAGCTGCGGAATGTTCATCTATCTTGCAGAGCAGGTTGCAAAGGGAGAATTAAAACTAAAACGCAAGACCTACATTATGTTTACAAATTATGAAGAAATAGGCCACGGAGCTTCTGCAGGACATCCCGAAGGCATAAGCGATATGCTCGCAGTCGATATGGGCGTTGTGGGAAGCGATCTTGATACCGATGAATATGCAGTTTCAATCTGTGCAAAGGATTCTTCCGGGCCCTATAACTATGATTTTACAAGCGAGCTTATCAAAATAGCCAAGGATATGGAACTAAACTTTGCAGTCGATGTTTATCCCTTTTACGGCTCGGATGCTTCAGCTGCCCTAAGTGCAGGTTATGACTACCGCCATGCCCTCATAGGAACCGGAGTTGCTGCCTCCCACGGCTATGAGAGAATTCATAAACAGGGGCTTGAAAACACTCTTCTTTTATTGACAGCTTATATTTCGGAATAG
- a CDS encoding ATP-binding cassette domain-containing protein: MQTLKKIISMYKLKKHIYSCVLISFIFSLVSLISLIYPKLYGTFVSNLENNINPSRVLVIYIGVICFSLIFEYLVGWVFGKVHMRFDSALRYGLYSSLSQHSEKTIKTHGQGYYENIMDASVGSILSLFVPSVMNKLMGIVRYIFILVILFTYSYIFGLLGLAALALYTCAYFINRKFYSPMFLKTMRAYAGLHSKMIEALSMTTLFRGFPLFKLEKNERIKNTIKDVNNSVRKTDLFSDTVYRLVPVYVLPLLSVALMAVSAKMYFDGTLPLSVLITIIAYFSQLTSVLGDLDSVSQAYFGACESADEILSLMEEEDIKEKLNMEDESQNFFFDISGLSLQVDKERSLFIERLSFGLNKKYALLGVSGSGKSSLLNILLGRDKMTGNVFVFNKNTNPYDYELSDKILYISQDSYILNADLIQNIELGCHNANLAEKIIETLQLGSLRGRDLGIDGKHISGGEKRLINIARIFFHAERYDYLIFDEIFTSIDVLTKRRIFPLLKDLIKNKSCIIVSHDIEEIEFFCDHVVSIEADGKIFSGTYEEAKINKSFLSKILAEN; encoded by the coding sequence ATGCAAACTTTAAAAAAAATAATTTCTATGTATAAGTTAAAAAAGCATATTTATTCTTGTGTTCTTATATCGTTTATTTTTTCACTTGTGTCGCTGATCTCTCTTATTTATCCGAAACTCTACGGTACCTTTGTTTCTAATCTTGAAAATAATATTAACCCTTCAAGGGTGCTTGTTATATACATAGGTGTAATTTGTTTTTCGCTTATTTTTGAATATCTTGTCGGCTGGGTTTTCGGTAAGGTGCATATGCGTTTTGATTCTGCATTGCGTTACGGCCTTTATTCTTCGCTTTCGCAGCATTCCGAAAAAACGATTAAAACTCATGGGCAAGGTTACTACGAAAATATTATGGATGCTTCGGTCGGCTCAATTCTTTCTCTTTTTGTGCCTTCCGTAATGAATAAGCTGATGGGCATTGTGCGCTACATTTTTATTCTTGTAATCCTTTTTACATATTCTTATATCTTCGGCCTTTTAGGCCTTGCGGCTCTGGCGCTTTATACATGTGCCTATTTTATTAACCGTAAATTTTATTCGCCTATGTTTTTAAAAACAATGAGGGCTTATGCAGGTCTTCATTCCAAAATGATAGAAGCGCTTTCAATGACAACTCTTTTTCGGGGCTTTCCCTTATTTAAACTTGAAAAAAATGAAAGAATAAAAAACACAATAAAAGATGTAAATAACAGTGTACGCAAAACTGATTTGTTTTCGGATACCGTCTACCGCCTTGTTCCTGTTTATGTATTGCCCTTATTGTCTGTAGCCCTTATGGCTGTTTCGGCAAAGATGTATTTTGACGGTACTTTACCTTTAAGCGTTTTAATAACCATAATTGCATATTTTTCACAGTTAACCTCGGTTTTAGGAGACCTTGATTCGGTAAGTCAGGCTTATTTTGGAGCTTGCGAAAGTGCCGATGAAATTTTAAGCCTAATGGAAGAAGAGGATATAAAAGAAAAACTTAATATGGAAGATGAGTCTCAAAACTTTTTCTTTGATATTTCCGGTTTAAGTTTACAGGTAGATAAGGAGCGGAGTCTTTTTATAGAGCGCTTAAGTTTCGGCTTAAACAAAAAATATGCCTTACTCGGTGTTTCAGGTTCCGGTAAGTCGAGTCTTTTAAATATTCTTTTAGGACGGGACAAGATGACCGGAAATGTTTTTGTGTTTAACAAAAATACGAATCCATATGATTATGAATTGTCCGATAAAATTCTTTATATCTCACAAGATTCCTATATCCTAAATGCGGATTTAATTCAAAACATCGAGCTGGGCTGCCATAACGCAAACCTTGCCGAAAAAATAATTGAAACCCTACAGCTTGGCTCTTTAAGAGGAAGAGACTTAGGTATAGACGGAAAACATATTTCAGGCGGAGAAAAAAGGCTTATAAATATTGCCCGTATATTTTTCCATGCAGAAAGATATGATTACCTAATCTTTGACGAAATTTTTACCTCGATAGATGTGCTCACCAAAAGAAGAATATTTCCGCTTTTAAAAGATTTAATCAAAAACAAAAGCTGCATAATAGTGTCACACGATATAGAAGAAATAGAATTCTTTTGTGATCATGTAGTTTCAATTGAAGCCGACGGCAAAATATTTTCTGGCACCTATGAGGAAGCAAAGATAAATAAAAGCTTTTTAAGCAAGATATTAGCTGAAAATTAA
- a CDS encoding NAD(P)-dependent malic enzyme: MKSIDKELNSITELFPSDFTDDEKALAKTHFLKKLSVLTHSFYGGKLQTVPKCGLYGFNWFNVWYTPGVSAISTTIRDDNETSFALSNKGNLVAVVSDSTRVLGDGDCTPPGGLGVMEGKCMLMKYLGGVDSYPLCIDSIVRVDEEGKRGVKAGKHDPDKIIDFVRMLEPSVGAVNLEDIQQPDCFKVLDTLREVCEIPVWHDDAQGTACITLAGLLNAIKLAGKKMEDCKIVLLGAGASNTTIARLILADGGKPENMIICDSRGALHSGRKDIEEDKRYYRKWELCLQTNPKKIETFDEAMKGADVLIALSTPGPNTVTKEQVASMNKKAIVFTCANPIPEIWPHEAKAAGAFIVGTGRGDFPNQINNSVCFPGILKGALLVRAKKISDGMAIRCSHSIADYSEKKGINPDNIVVTMQDEDVFAVEAADVAMQAIKEGLARVTMTWDEAYQRAKKDIEESRSLTKMLMEKDFIKEPPQEFYEKALEYAIEQIKKNRK, translated from the coding sequence ATGAAAAGCATAGATAAGGAGTTGAACTCCATTACTGAATTATTCCCGTCCGATTTTACGGATGATGAAAAGGCTCTCGCGAAAACGCATTTTTTAAAGAAACTGTCGGTTTTAACGCACAGTTTTTACGGCGGAAAGCTCCAGACTGTCCCCAAATGCGGTTTGTACGGTTTTAACTGGTTTAACGTTTGGTATACACCCGGCGTTTCTGCTATTTCTACCACAATTCGCGATGATAATGAAACATCCTTTGCTCTTTCCAACAAAGGGAACTTGGTTGCTGTTGTAAGCGACTCTACACGAGTTTTAGGCGACGGCGACTGCACCCCTCCCGGAGGATTGGGAGTTATGGAAGGCAAGTGTATGCTTATGAAGTATTTAGGCGGCGTTGACTCATATCCTCTGTGTATCGATTCTATTGTAAGAGTTGACGAAGAAGGAAAACGGGGCGTAAAAGCCGGAAAGCATGACCCCGACAAGATTATCGATTTTGTCAGAATGCTCGAACCTTCGGTAGGAGCCGTAAACCTTGAAGATATTCAACAGCCCGACTGCTTTAAGGTTTTGGATACATTGAGAGAGGTCTGCGAAATTCCCGTCTGGCATGATGATGCTCAAGGCACTGCCTGTATAACCCTTGCAGGTCTTTTAAACGCTATAAAACTTGCCGGTAAAAAGATGGAAGACTGCAAGATTGTTCTTTTGGGAGCAGGTGCTTCAAACACGACAATAGCCCGTCTTATCTTGGCTGACGGCGGAAAACCTGAAAATATGATTATCTGCGATTCAAGAGGAGCATTACATTCAGGCCGAAAAGACATAGAAGAAGATAAACGCTATTACCGAAAGTGGGAGCTCTGTTTACAGACCAATCCCAAAAAGATTGAAACCTTTGATGAAGCAATGAAGGGTGCCGACGTTTTAATCGCTCTTTCTACTCCCGGGCCCAACACTGTAACAAAGGAACAGGTTGCCTCGATGAATAAAAAGGCTATAGTCTTTACCTGTGCAAACCCCATCCCCGAAATCTGGCCCCATGAAGCTAAGGCCGCAGGTGCCTTTATCGTCGGAACAGGACGAGGAGACTTCCCGAATCAGATTAACAACTCTGTTTGTTTCCCCGGAATCCTAAAGGGTGCTCTTTTGGTAAGAGCCAAAAAGATTTCCGACGGAATGGCTATCCGCTGTTCTCACTCGATTGCAGACTATTCCGAGAAGAAGGGCATTAACCCCGACAATATCGTAGTTACAATGCAGGATGAAGATGTCTTTGCTGTTGAAGCTGCCGATGTTGCAATGCAGGCAATTAAGGAAGGCTTGGCCCGTGTAACCATGACATGGGATGAAGCCTACCAAAGAGCAAAAAAAGATATCGAAGAAAGCCGCTCCTTGACCAAAATGTTAATGGAAAAAGATTTTATCAAAGAGCCCCCGCAGGAGTTCTATGAAAAAGCCCTAGAATACGCTATCGAGCAAATTAAAAAGAACAGAAAATAA
- a CDS encoding shikimate kinase yields MIIFLIGMSRAGKTEAGRALSKKLKASFIDTDSYMEEVYGKAIRELYKAHGEKEFRLKEFECFNTIIEKISPCSNEKNAVSCGYKNAVHCDDVNAIVSTGGGYAENEAIIKKLKDFPRIILIDTTPAEIFYRIKTAAHKEGFYPAFLGENIKNEKDAEDRFFSIYERRIKIYKALASFSINPKGLSPEKAADKIISSL; encoded by the coding sequence ATGATTATATTTTTAATCGGAATGAGCCGAGCCGGAAAAACCGAAGCGGGCAGGGCTCTTTCAAAAAAACTTAAAGCTTCTTTTATAGATACGGATTCCTATATGGAAGAAGTTTACGGGAAGGCGATAAGAGAACTTTATAAGGCTCATGGAGAAAAAGAATTCCGTCTAAAAGAATTTGAATGTTTTAATACAATAATCGAAAAAATTTCGCCTTGTTCAAATGAAAAAAACGCCGTTAGCTGTGGGTACAAAAACGCTGTTCACTGTGATGATGTAAACGCCATTGTCAGCACCGGAGGAGGCTATGCGGAAAACGAAGCCATTATCAAAAAGCTAAAAGATTTTCCCCGAATAATTTTAATCGATACCACTCCGGCCGAAATTTTTTATAGAATAAAAACGGCTGCACATAAAGAAGGCTTTTATCCTGCCTTTTTAGGAGAAAATATTAAAAATGAAAAAGATGCGGAAGACCGTTTTTTTTCGATATACGAAAGGCGTATAAAAATCTACAAAGCTTTGGCTTCCTTTTCCATAAACCCGAAAGGCCTCTCCCCCGAAAAAGCGGCAGATAAAATTATTTCATCTTTGTAA
- the amrA gene encoding AmmeMemoRadiSam system protein A: MRKKELCSKDTNLRAAYITPHPPIIIPEIGRGEEKKIASTSKALKTISKEVKQIEPETIIIITPHAKMHRGAVTINTAPLIEGTMAQFGCPDLRFSAKNDERIVKEIIKKCKKTGFPYAAVDMNLDHGSFVPLYFISSEFLNFSLVHINYGIMLSAMLEEFGSILSDIIEEKKCKSVFIASGDLSHRLLSTGPYGFAPEGPKFDKEFVRIIEKGSLSEFADIPPLLTERAGECGLNSFLILSGLLSCYKHSQELLSYEGPFGVGYGVARFKVESIRQTEDEDLEVVFKEKKKFLLPDSQTNDPYINLARRSIIYYLKHNKFLKPKNTEGIQSGKAGVFVCLKKKGELRGCIGTILPTKSRISEEIIKNAVSAALNDPRFLPVDLSEMDEIVCSVDILLEPEEIKSISDLDVKRFGVIVSSGSRTGLLLPNLEGIDSAGMQVAIALQKGRISPEEPYRMYRFEVIRHE, from the coding sequence ATGAGAAAAAAAGAGCTTTGTTCAAAAGATACTAATCTAAGGGCTGCATATATCACCCCTCATCCTCCGATTATAATTCCCGAGATAGGCAGGGGAGAGGAGAAAAAAATAGCTTCAACTTCTAAGGCTCTTAAAACCATATCGAAAGAAGTAAAGCAAATAGAACCTGAAACTATTATAATCATTACTCCACATGCAAAAATGCACCGAGGGGCAGTTACAATAAATACGGCTCCTCTTATCGAAGGAACTATGGCTCAATTCGGTTGTCCCGATTTGCGTTTTTCGGCAAAAAACGATGAGCGGATTGTAAAAGAAATAATCAAAAAATGCAAAAAGACAGGCTTCCCTTATGCGGCTGTAGATATGAATCTAGATCACGGCTCCTTTGTTCCGCTTTATTTTATAAGTTCCGAGTTTTTAAATTTTTCTCTTGTGCATATAAATTATGGAATTATGTTGAGCGCAATGCTTGAAGAATTCGGGTCAATTCTTTCCGATATTATTGAAGAAAAAAAATGCAAATCGGTTTTTATTGCGAGCGGAGATCTTTCACATCGGCTTCTTTCTACAGGCCCTTACGGTTTTGCCCCTGAAGGACCCAAATTCGATAAGGAATTTGTAAGAATTATAGAAAAGGGAAGCCTTTCCGAATTTGCCGATATTCCTCCTTTGCTTACCGAAAGGGCGGGGGAGTGCGGGCTTAATTCTTTTTTAATTTTATCGGGGCTTTTATCCTGCTATAAACATTCTCAAGAGCTGCTTTCCTACGAAGGCCCATTCGGAGTCGGATACGGTGTTGCTCGATTTAAGGTTGAATCTATAAGGCAGACGGAAGATGAGGACTTAGAGGTTGTTTTTAAAGAAAAAAAGAAATTTCTATTGCCCGATTCTCAAACAAACGACCCTTATATAAATCTTGCACGAAGGAGTATTATCTACTATTTAAAGCATAATAAGTTTTTAAAGCCTAAGAATACCGAGGGCATCCAATCGGGAAAGGCCGGCGTTTTTGTATGCTTAAAGAAAAAAGGGGAGCTTCGAGGATGTATAGGTACAATACTTCCTACCAAAAGCCGCATAAGTGAAGAAATAATTAAAAATGCAGTATCGGCAGCTTTGAATGATCCACGGTTTCTTCCTGTCGATTTATCCGAAATGGACGAAATTGTTTGTTCTGTCGATATTCTTTTAGAACCGGAAGAAATAAAATCGATTTCGGATTTGGATGTAAAACGTTTCGGTGTAATAGTCTCATCGGGTTCGAGGACCGGACTTCTTTTACCCAACCTTGAAGGTATCGATTCCGCCGGTATGCAGGTCGCCATAGCTCTTCAAAAAGGCAGAATAAGCCCCGAAGAACCTTACCGTATGTACCGCTTTGAAGTTATAAGGCATGAATAA
- a CDS encoding ankyrin repeat domain-containing protein, with the protein MNVAIFYDEKKKDAAMAIKNIIISHECDVTLYNEDEIWKDENLHTPRHIMKNITHVLFIYSKNPAAYLGFMFFSGYATGLNLPVLVLEESEKLELPKNFLRSFVMLTIKSFESYFEVEKKRFTENQLKELARAKLLENGYSLFIPNYVRAVKNNEKEIVELFIDAGFDPSQKDSLGTPVLSLAVRNKCFETLELLLEKGAAINLCAEDRNYSALMDAAQVGYLEAVQALLEKKADTNIQSKDGQTALILSVGRHEADVVEMLVKHGADCNIKDGLGMSALGYAKLFGDKKILSLFGEQTI; encoded by the coding sequence ATGAATGTCGCTATTTTCTATGATGAAAAGAAAAAAGACGCAGCGATGGCTATTAAAAATATAATCATATCCCATGAATGTGATGTAACTTTATACAATGAAGATGAGATATGGAAAGATGAAAATTTACACACGCCGCGCCATATTATGAAAAACATTACTCATGTTCTCTTTATTTACAGTAAAAATCCTGCTGCCTATTTGGGCTTTATGTTTTTTTCGGGCTATGCCACAGGTTTAAATCTTCCGGTTCTTGTACTTGAAGAAAGCGAAAAGCTCGAACTGCCGAAGAACTTTTTGCGTTCTTTTGTTATGCTGACAATTAAGTCCTTTGAGTCCTATTTTGAGGTAGAAAAAAAACGCTTTACGGAAAATCAGCTTAAAGAGCTGGCCCGTGCAAAACTTTTAGAAAACGGTTATTCTCTTTTTATTCCGAATTATGTGCGTGCGGTTAAAAATAACGAAAAAGAAATCGTAGAACTTTTTATCGATGCAGGCTTTGACCCTTCGCAAAAAGATTCCCTCGGAACACCGGTTTTATCCCTTGCCGTAAGAAACAAATGTTTTGAAACACTTGAACTCCTGCTTGAAAAAGGGGCGGCAATAAACCTTTGCGCAGAAGACAGAAACTACTCGGCCTTGATGGATGCGGCTCAAGTCGGATACCTTGAAGCGGTACAAGCCCTCCTCGAAAAAAAAGCCGATACCAATATTCAAAGCAAGGACGGACAAACAGCCTTGATTCTTTCGGTAGGCCGTCATGAAGCCGATGTTGTGGAAATGCTTGTAAAGCACGGAGCCGACTGTAACATCAAGGACGGCCTAGGTATGTCTGCCCTTGGGTATGCAAAACTCTTCGGGGATAAAAAAATTTTATCCTTGTTTGGTGAACAAACAATATAA